TTATTTGTAAGGCGGCTTCGGGAGAGGTTCGGCCGCCGGCGTTGGAAACTGCTCTAAAAAGCCAAAAAGCAAATACTAATAAGACAATTACCAGTAAAAAACCGTTACTACCTATAAATTTAAACATTTGTTAGTCCTTAGTAATATTTTATAATTATTTCTAAATAGTGTCAATATAATTTAGCCGTTAAGTAGGTTATCACTAAATACGTTTCACTAGACAGAATATACATTATCAGAAGTGAAGAGTTGTATTCGTCTAAGGCTATTAAAGCTCAATTTTTTTACGTTTTAAGTTATCGTGGCTTTAGTTGCTCACTTTAGCTTTGTTTTTTCATTTTGCTAGCTCGTTAAAAGCCGGCGGCGGCCTTGCCATAAGTTGTCTTTTTTGCTAAGCTAAGCTATTATGTATAAACCAGTAAACAACAAAGCCGATTTTGCCGGCCAAGAAGAACAAATTTTAGCGTTTTGGCAGCAAAATAATATCTTTAAAAAATCTATAATAAATCGTGATAATGCACCAAATTATATTATGTACGATGGTCCGCCGTTCGCTACCGGTCTGCCGCATTACGGCCACCTTGTGCAAAGCGCCTTAAAAGATAGTTTTGGCCGTTACCAAACTATGCGCGGCTTTAAGGTAGAACGGCGTTTTGGCTGGGATTGCCACGGTTTGCCGGTAGAAAACGAGGCCGAAAAAGAGCTTGGCCTTAATGGGAAGCCCGATATTGAGGCCTATGGCATTGCCGAATTTAACGAAAAATGCCGCAGTGTGGTGCTAAAATACGCCGATGAGTGGCAAAATTATATTAACCGTTTGGGCCGCTGGGTAGATTTTGATAACGATTATAAAACAATGGATTTGTCTTATATGGAATCTATCTGGAGTGTCTTTAAAGAGTTATGGGATAAAAATTTAGTTAAAGAAGGTTATTATATATTACCTTACTGCCCGCGCTGCGGCACCATCTTAAGCAACCACGAACTTAATATGGGCGGCTACAAAATGGTAACCCAGCAAACCGTTACCGTGCGTTTTAAGGTAGATGGCCCCGCTAACACTTACCTACTGGCGTGGACGACTACCCCGTGGACATTACCCAGCAACCTTGCTTTAGCCGTTGGCGGCGAGGTAGAATATGTTAAAGTAAAAGATAATAAAAATGATGAATATATTTTAGCTAAAAGTCGCCTGTCTCATTACTTTAAAGATGAAGGCAACTATCAAATTGTGTGGCAAGGTATGGGTAGCGAGTTAGTGGGTTTAACTTACCAACCGCTTTTTAATTACTTTGCCGGCTTAAAAAATGACGGCGCCTTTCAGGTACGGCTTGGCCACCATGTCAGCGATAGCGACGGTACCGGTATTGTGCATATTTCACCGGGTTTTGGTGAAGATGACTACCTTATTTTAAAGGACAGCGGCCTGCCCGTTCTTTGCCCGGTAGATGGCGAATGCAAGTTTACTGCGGAAATTCCCGATTATCAGGGCCGATTTGTGAAAGATTGTGATAACGACCTTACCAAATGGCTGGATAGCGAAGGCAAACTCTTTACTAAAGAAAGTTACACCCATAACTATCCGCACTGCTGGCGTTGCGAAGCTCCGCTTATCTATCGGGCTATCGGCAGCTGGTTTATTGATGTGCCTAAAATCAAGGCCGATATGTTAGCCGCCAATGCGCAAATAAAATGGATACCGGCTCATTTAAAAGAAGGCCGCTTTGGTAAATGGCTGGAAAATGCCCGCGACTGGGCCGTAAGCCGTAACCGTTTTTGGGGCAACCCTATCCCGGTTTGGACCTGCGAGGCCGGCCATCGTGTAGCTATCGGCAGTGTTGCCGAACTAGAAAAACTATCGGGCCAAAAACCTGATGATTTACACAAACATTTTGTCGATAAAATTACTTTCACCTGCCCGGAGTGCGGCAAAACCATGACCCGTATCAGCGAAGTTTTTGATTGCTGGTTTGAAAGCGGCAGTATGCCTTATGCCCAAGTTCATTATCCCTTTGAGCATAAAGACGATTTTACCCAGAATTTTCCGGCCGATTTCATTGTGGAAGGTATCGACCAAACACGCGGCTGGTTTTATACCCTTACCGTGATTGCTGCCGCCCTCAAGCAAAGCCCGGCCTTCAAAATGGTTATAACCACCGGCCTTGTGCTGGCTGCCGATGGTCAAAAGATGAGTAAAAGTAAACGTAATTACACCGACCCGCTGGAGATTGTCCATAATTACGGCGCCGATGCCGTGCGTTTTTACCTTATCGCCAGCCCATTAACACGTGGCGAAGACCTGCGCTTTAGTGATGACGGCGTGCGTGATGTATTAAAAAGTGTGCTTATCCCATTATGGAATGCTTACAGCTTTTTTGTAACTTATGCCAATATTGATGGCATTAAAGTTGATAAAACTCAGGAAAATCCGAGCCATATCCTTGATAGTTGGTTGTTAAGCAGCTTGCGCGGTTTAGTGAGCGAGCTTACTGTTTATACCGATAACGGCGAGGTGCAAAAAAGCTGCGAAGCTATTACTAAGTTTATCGATAATTTAAATAACTGGTACATTCGCCGCAGCCGCCGCCGCTTTTGGAAGAGCGATAACGACAGCGATAAATTACAGGCTTACAGCACTTTACACACCACCTTGCTTACTTTATGTAAATTGGTAGCTCCTTTTATGCCTTTTGTAAGCGAAGAAATTTATCAAAACCTCAAGCCGGCTGTTGCTGCCGAAAGTGTGCACCTAACCCATTGGCCTGCCTTAGAAGACGAGCTGCGTAACCTAGATTTAGAAAATAAAATGAAGCTAACTATGAAGACGGTAGCCATGGGTCATAGTTTACGTAACAGTCATAACTTAAAGAATCGCCTGCCTTTACAACGTTTATTTTTGGTAACTCGCAGTGATAAAGAACGTGCTATCTTGCAAGAAATGCGCGATATTATTGCCGAAGAATTAAATATCAAAGAAATTAAAATAATGGCCAACGAAGAAAACTTGGTAAACTACAGCGCCAAAGCTAACTTTAAAATATTAGGCAAACGGCTGGGCGGCGATATGAAAGCGGCTGCTGTGGTGATAGAAAAACTTAGCGATGAACAAATAGTAGCCCTTTTAGCAGGCGCTAAGTTAATGCTAAGTTTTAATGGCTCGGAAATTACCGAACTAGAACTTACCGAAGCCGATATTATTGTAACCCGTACCGAGAAAAGTAATTTAAAAGCCAGCAGCGAGGGCAGCTTAACGGTAGCCTTAGATACCGAAATTACCGAAGCCCTGCGCACCGAAGGTATGGCGCGTGATATAGTGCGGGCCATACAAAACCTGCGTAAGGAAAGCGGCTTTGATATTGCCGACCGTATTACCCTTACCATCTTTGGCAGCGATAAAGTAAAGGCCGCTTTTACCGGTTTTACCGAGCTTATTAAAGCCGAAACCTTAACGGTTAGCGCTAATTGGCAGCAGGCCGATAACTTAACGGCGGTAGAGGCCGGTGAAGAAGAGGCTTTTATTGCTATTAAGCAAGTTGCGGTATAAATGAAAAAATATGCTTGTAAAGTAATAATTAATAATTAATAATTGAAAGAGGCAAAAGTTTTTAATTCCTAATTATTACTTTTTAATTCGG
The Spirochaetaceae bacterium genome window above contains:
- the ileS gene encoding isoleucine--tRNA ligase, with protein sequence MYKPVNNKADFAGQEEQILAFWQQNNIFKKSIINRDNAPNYIMYDGPPFATGLPHYGHLVQSALKDSFGRYQTMRGFKVERRFGWDCHGLPVENEAEKELGLNGKPDIEAYGIAEFNEKCRSVVLKYADEWQNYINRLGRWVDFDNDYKTMDLSYMESIWSVFKELWDKNLVKEGYYILPYCPRCGTILSNHELNMGGYKMVTQQTVTVRFKVDGPANTYLLAWTTTPWTLPSNLALAVGGEVEYVKVKDNKNDEYILAKSRLSHYFKDEGNYQIVWQGMGSELVGLTYQPLFNYFAGLKNDGAFQVRLGHHVSDSDGTGIVHISPGFGEDDYLILKDSGLPVLCPVDGECKFTAEIPDYQGRFVKDCDNDLTKWLDSEGKLFTKESYTHNYPHCWRCEAPLIYRAIGSWFIDVPKIKADMLAANAQIKWIPAHLKEGRFGKWLENARDWAVSRNRFWGNPIPVWTCEAGHRVAIGSVAELEKLSGQKPDDLHKHFVDKITFTCPECGKTMTRISEVFDCWFESGSMPYAQVHYPFEHKDDFTQNFPADFIVEGIDQTRGWFYTLTVIAAALKQSPAFKMVITTGLVLAADGQKMSKSKRNYTDPLEIVHNYGADAVRFYLIASPLTRGEDLRFSDDGVRDVLKSVLIPLWNAYSFFVTYANIDGIKVDKTQENPSHILDSWLLSSLRGLVSELTVYTDNGEVQKSCEAITKFIDNLNNWYIRRSRRRFWKSDNDSDKLQAYSTLHTTLLTLCKLVAPFMPFVSEEIYQNLKPAVAAESVHLTHWPALEDELRNLDLENKMKLTMKTVAMGHSLRNSHNLKNRLPLQRLFLVTRSDKERAILQEMRDIIAEELNIKEIKIMANEENLVNYSAKANFKILGKRLGGDMKAAAVVIEKLSDEQIVALLAGAKLMLSFNGSEITELELTEADIIVTRTEKSNLKASSEGSLTVALDTEITEALRTEGMARDIVRAIQNLRKESGFDIADRITLTIFGSDKVKAAFTGFTELIKAETLTVSANWQQADNLTAVEAGEEEAFIAIKQVAV